A single region of the Triticum dicoccoides isolate Atlit2015 ecotype Zavitan chromosome 2B, WEW_v2.0, whole genome shotgun sequence genome encodes:
- the LOC119365777 gene encoding non-specific lipid-transfer protein 3-like produces the protein MARVALLAVFTVLAALAVAEMASGAVTCSDVTSAIAPCMSYATGQASSPSAGCCSGVRTLNGKASTSADRQAACRCLKNLAGSFNGISMGNAANIPGKCGVSVSFPINNNVNCDNLH, from the exons ATGGCTCGCGTGGCACTGCTCGCCGTGTTCACCGTGCTCGCCGCACTGGCGGTAGCGGAGATGGCGTCTGGGGCGGTGACTTGCAGCGACGTGACGTCCGCCATCGCGCCGTGCATGTCCTACGCGACGGGGCAAGCGTCTTCACCCTCGGCGGGGTGCTGCAGCGGGGTGAGGACCCTGAACGGCAAGGCGTCCACCTCGGCCGACCGGCAGGCGGCGTGCCGCTGCCTCAAGAACCTGGCGGGGTCGTTCAATGGCATCAGCATGGGTAACGCCGCCAACATCCCCGGCAAGTGCGGCGTCTCCGTCTCTTTCCCCATCAACAACAACGTCAACTGCGACAA CCTTCATTAA
- the LOC119365778 gene encoding non-specific lipid-transfer protein 3-like — MARVALLAVFAVLAALAVAEMASGAVTCGDVTSAIAPCMSYATGKASAPSAGCCSGVRTLNGKASTSADRQAACRCLKNLAGSFKGISMGNAATIPGKCGVSVSFPINTNVNCNNIH; from the exons ATGGCTCGCGTGGCACTGCTCGCCGTGTTCGCCGTGCTCGCGGCACTGGCTGTGGCGGAGATGGCGTCTGGGGCGGTGACCTGCGGCGACGTGACGTCCGCCATCGCGCCGTGCATGTCCTACGCGACGGGGAAGGCGTCGGCACCGTCGGCGGGGTGCTGCAGCGGGGTGAGGACCCTGAACGGCAAGGCGTCCACCTCGGCCGACCGGCAGGCGGCGTGCCGCTGCCTCAAGAACCTGGCGGGGTCGTTCAAGGGCATCAGCAtgggcaacgccgccaccatccccGGCAAGTGCGGGGTCTCCGTTTCTTTCCCGATCAACACCAACGTCAACTGCAACAA CATTCACTAA